Proteins encoded within one genomic window of Candidatus Parvarchaeota archaeon:
- a CDS encoding iron-sulfur cluster assembly scaffold protein yields MEGNDELYREIILDNYRNPKNRGRIERPDGAAFDSNPLCGDEVRIEVLVRRGVVNKIRFEGSGCAISIACASMLASRLEGKKLSQVQGADKKLVLGLLGGIDPGPSRIKCAMLPLKVLKLALLSAKSKKLNK; encoded by the coding sequence ATGGAAGGCAACGACGAGCTATACAGGGAGATAATCCTTGATAATTACAGAAACCCGAAAAACAGGGGAAGGATTGAAAGGCCGGACGGCGCAGCATTTGATTCCAACCCACTGTGCGGGGACGAGGTGAGAATTGAGGTGCTGGTAAGAAGAGGAGTTGTGAATAAGATACGGTTTGAGGGAAGCGGATGCGCCATTTCGATTGCGTGCGCCTCCATGCTTGCAAGCAGGCTTGAGGGAAAAAAACTTTCCCAAGTGCAGGGTGCAGATAAAAAACTTGTTCTTGGCTTGCTTGGGGGGATTGACCCTGGACCCTCAAGGATAAAGTGCGCCATGCTTCCGCTAAAGGTGCTAAAATTGGCGCTATTGTCAGCAAAATCCAAGAAACTCAACAAATAG
- the sufS gene encoding SufS family cysteine desulfurase — protein MDEKKIRADFPLLNKKINGKPVFYLDNAASTQKPSAVLEALVEFYEGSYANIHRGAYSLSEQATDLYEKAREKVARFIGARPDEIVFTKGTTEGINLAAYAWGGANLSHADMVLISQMEHHSNIVPWQIVAKARKARVEAIRVDTSTLCLDMRQADELLAKKPKVLAVAHASNAIGTVNDVARLCRQAKEQGARVLVDAAQSAPHIRLDVGKIGCDFLAFSGHKILGPTGIGVLFISQSVQKSTPPFLGGGDMIRSVEIGSFTHADPPAKYEAGTPPIAQAIGLMAAIGYIEKIGLERVRGHEIALADLCQKGLEELGCTVYRCGQERWKGGIVAFDTPGIHPHDLATILDRENVMVRSGHQCAMPLHRALGVSATARASFYIYNGKEDVEKLCSGVERAKKIFGTD, from the coding sequence TTGGATGAGAAAAAAATCAGGGCTGACTTTCCGCTTCTTAATAAAAAAATCAATGGAAAGCCGGTCTTTTATCTTGACAATGCGGCAAGCACTCAAAAGCCAAGTGCAGTGTTAGAGGCGCTTGTGGAATTTTACGAAGGAAGCTATGCAAACATCCACAGGGGGGCCTACAGCCTGTCTGAGCAGGCAACCGACTTGTACGAGAAGGCCAGGGAAAAGGTGGCAAGGTTCATTGGAGCAAGGCCCGATGAAATTGTCTTTACGAAAGGAACCACGGAAGGGATTAATCTGGCTGCCTATGCCTGGGGAGGGGCCAACCTTTCGCACGCCGACATGGTTTTGATTAGCCAGATGGAGCATCATTCAAACATTGTCCCCTGGCAGATTGTTGCAAAGGCAAGGAAGGCAAGGGTGGAGGCAATAAGAGTTGACACAAGCACGCTGTGCCTGGATATGAGGCAGGCAGATGAGTTGTTGGCAAAAAAGCCGAAGGTTCTTGCAGTTGCACACGCATCAAATGCGATAGGCACAGTGAATGATGTGGCTAGGCTTTGCAGGCAGGCAAAGGAGCAAGGCGCAAGGGTGCTTGTGGATGCTGCACAGTCTGCCCCGCACATAAGGCTTGACGTTGGGAAAATCGGCTGCGATTTTCTTGCCTTTTCTGGCCACAAGATTCTGGGGCCAACTGGAATCGGCGTATTGTTCATAAGCCAGAGCGTGCAGAAGAGCACTCCTCCATTTTTGGGAGGCGGGGACATGATTCGCTCAGTTGAGATTGGCAGCTTCACGCATGCAGACCCCCCCGCAAAGTATGAGGCAGGAACGCCCCCAATTGCACAGGCAATAGGGCTGATGGCGGCAATTGGGTATATTGAGAAGATTGGATTGGAAAGAGTCAGGGGGCATGAGATTGCGCTTGCTGATTTGTGCCAAAAGGGCCTTGAAGAACTTGGCTGCACTGTTTACAGGTGCGGGCAGGAGAGATGGAAGGGCGGGATAGTTGCATTTGACACGCCTGGCATACACCCACACGACCTTGCGACAATACTTGACAGGGAAAACGTCATGGTGCGCTCAGGCCACCAGTGTGCGATGCCGCTTCACAGGGCCCTTGGTGTCAGCGCCACTGCAAGGGCCTCGTTTTACATCTACAATGGGAAGGAGGACGTAGAAAAGCTTTGCAGCGGAGTTGAAAGGGCAAAAAAAATATTTGGAACGGATTGA